In a single window of the Cryptococcus neoformans var. neoformans JEC21 chromosome 11 sequence genome:
- a CDS encoding thioredoxin peroxidase, putative, with translation MSLRLGDIAPDFEADTTHGRIKFHDWLDGSWAILFSHPDDFTPVCTTELSAVALSYADFASRGVKLIGLSANNIASHEGWIKDINALKPDAPALEFPIIGDEDRTVSELYGMLDKLDKTNVDKKGIPFTVRTVFVIDPKKQIRLTLAYPASTGRNFPELLRVIDSLQLGDKHRITTPANWGIPDPKTGQVEERVIVHPSVQGEEVKQLFGDDVETVYPYLRFTSNPSKKEVTA, from the exons TTCCACGACTGGCTCGACGGCTCGTGggccatcctcttctcccacccTGACGACTTCACCCCCGTCTGCACCACGGAGCTTTCAGCCGTTGCTCTCTCTTACGCCGATTTCGCCTCGCGGGGTGTCAAGCTCATCGGTCTTTCCGCGAACAATATTGCCTCGCACGAAGGGTGGATCAAGGATATCAATGCGTTGAAGCCTGATGCCCCTGCGTTGGAGTTTCCGATTATAGGGGACGAGGACAGGACAGTGTCAGAGTTGTATGGGATGCTGGATAAGCTTGATAAGACGAATGTGGATAAGAAGGGGATACCGTTTACGGTCAGGACTGTTTTCGTCA TCGACCCAAAGAAACAGATCCGCCTCACCCTCGCTTATCCCGCGTCTACAGGCCGCAACTTTCCCGAACTCTTGCGTGTCATTGACTCTCTCCAGCTGGGCGACAAGCACCGTATCACCACGCCTGCCAACTGGGGGATTCCCGATCCCAAGACCGGGCAGGTCGAGGAGAGGGTTATCGTCCACCCGTCTGTACAGGGCGAGGAGGTGAAGCAGTTgtttggagatgatgttgagACTGTTTAT CCTTACCTCCGCTTTACATCCAACCCTTCCAAGAAGGAGGTCACGGCTTAA